AGCTCTATCAATTTATTAGCATTTTCCAGTTTTGAAAACTACTATGCACAATTGCGTGTATTTTACTTTGATCATACTGCCAGTGCGATTTTTGGTGAATCtgaaaacaaaaagaaGCTAATTAGTCTATATTTATTGATTTTACTTTCTCAAGGCGATGTTACGAGGTTTCACAGCGAATTGGAATATTTAAGCAAAAGAAACCTAGGCAATCTAGATGAAAACACATACCTTTCATATCCTATTAAGTTAGAGAAGTTACTAATGGAGGGTTCATACCAAAAGGCATGGGATATGTTACAAAATGACAAGGGAGATAATAAGATAGAAGAGTTTAATATTTTTGATGAGACTTTGATGAATGCAATAAGGGAATCTATTGCTAGTAATACTGAAGTTGCATATACAAGGTTACCTTTAATTAATTTGAAGGCGTTATTATTCTTCAAAACCGAAAAGCAAACGGCGGCTTTTGCAGAAGCTAGAGGATGGACTTTAGCTAATGGCAACGTTGTATTCGACGAAGATGACGTTGTTGACAAAAAAGAGGAGACCGTCATTGTTACCAAGGCATTGGAATATGCTATTAATTTAGAAAGCATTGTATAAATGAAACATTAAATGCTATAGTTAATGTTATGCTCATACTGACTATATAGGAAGTATTAATGGCACTTACGAATAACATATAATAAGCCACGGAGAACCAAACAGCGAATTATGTGGAAGCACTAAAAAATAACATAATTTAAATAACGTCAAATTTTACTACGTAATTTCATACTTATATTTTGTATAAACTATATCAAACCTCGTTAACATCGTTACTAGGTAAAGGAGAGGTGCGTTACTATAATTCACGCTAGTCCCACAGGTTTACCAGCAGCTAATCTTTTCTTCGTCAAAGCAGCAATAATAGCAGCACCCGCGCCAGAACCGTCTTCTGCAGGAACAATCACAATTGGATACTCGGATGGTTCCATCTTCCAGTCGTATAGATCTCTTAGAGCAGCAGTGGCTCTCTCCTTGAAGTTAGGGTACTTCTTATAGACAGAACCGTCAGCAGCGATATGAGCAGATTCGTAACCTCTCTTTTGGCAAACAGCTGCAATACCACAAACAGACAATCTGGCAGATCTGGTACCAATAAACTCAGATAGTTTTCTGATCAATTTCCGCTCTTGCAAGGTAGTATCCAAGTTTAAATCATTCTTCAACAGAATGTCGGTTTCGCTCAAGTTTTCAAATGGATCATCTTCAATACGAGCTGGGTAGGACGTATCCATGATAAATGGCTTCTTCAACTTAGAAACGTCGGTATTTTGGAAAATCAAACCTTGCTCGTAGAGATCCATTAAAACTAAACGCAACAATTCACCTAAATAGTACCCAGATGTCATCTTCTCAAAAGACTGTTGACCTGGTCTTGGTGATTCCTCGTCAATTATAATATCGTACTTGTTCCTTGGCAAAACCACGTGTTCGTTATCGAACGAACCATACTCACAGTTAATAGCCATTGGAGTGTCTGCTTCAAGGCCCGCTGGTAGCTTGCCATCTAGCTTCTTAATACCTGAGCACACATCGTAGTAGGCACCATTGACACCAGTACCGAAAATAACACCCATCTTTGTCTCAGCATCAGTGTATAGGGAGGCAACTAAAGTACCTGTGGTATCATTAATCAAGGCGACAACCTCAATAGGAATATGCAATTTCTCAATTGCCTTTTGTAACATTACAACAACGTCATGCCCCTCAACATTTGGAATATCGTAACCCTTTGTCCATCTTTGCAAAATACCCTCGTTAATTCTACTTTGCGAAGCCGGGAAGGAGAAAGTGAAACCTAATGGCAAGGTTTGCTTGACACCTTCTGGGAATTGATCATCAAGGAAAGCTTTCATACTTGAAGCAATAAACTCCCATAGTTCTTCTCCATTAGAACATGTTCTGAGATGTTCAGGAATCTTATATTTAGATTGAGTGGTATCGAACTTGTGGTTACCTAACAACTGAACTAAAACAACTCTCAAGTTTGTACCACCCAAATCAATAGCTAGGAAATCACCGGTTTCTTGACCTGTTGGATATTCCATAACCCACCCAGGGATCATGGGAATATTAGCTTCAGTATTTAAACCTTTTTGCAATTCAGAAACAAAAACGTCTCTAATTTCTTTTAGCTTCTCTCCGCTTACTGCAAACATCTTTTCGAAGTGATTGATTTGTTCCAACATGCTTCTTGGAACATCAGCCATGGAGCCTTTTCTGGCAGGAGGCTTTTTTGGACCTAAGTGAACCATGATTTATGATAATGATAATACTGTGTTAAAATGAGCTATAGCTGAATAAACCTAAGCTATATTGTATCTAATACTTAGATTAGTTGAATAAATAATTTTAACAAGCAACAATGCATTGA
This window of the Eremothecium sinecaudum strain ATCC 58844 chromosome VII, complete sequence genome carries:
- the RPN12 gene encoding proteasome regulatory particle lid subunit RPN12 (Syntenic homolog of Ashbya gossypii AFR278W; Syntenic homolog of Saccharomyces cerevisiae YFR052W (RPN12)) — translated: MVTLPELAKGLKAAFQSKDYITCEKLLTPTKIELIKANLLIPDFGKLSSGNTAYINDLEIAKKILEIGALSSINLLAFSSFENYYAQLRVFYFDHTASAIFGESENKKKLISLYLLILLSQGDVTRFHSELEYLSKRNLGNLDENTYLSYPIKLEKLLMEGSYQKAWDMLQNDKGDNKIEEFNIFDETLMNAIRESIASNTEVAYTRLPLINLKALLFFKTEKQTAAFAEARGWTLANGNVVFDEDDVVDKKEETVIVTKALEYAINLESIV
- the HXK2 gene encoding hexokinase 2 (Syntenic homolog of Ashbya gossypii AFR279C; Syntenic homolog of Saccharomyces cerevisiae YGL253W (HXK2) and YFR053C (HXK1)) produces the protein MVHLGPKKPPARKGSMADVPRSMLEQINHFEKMFAVSGEKLKEIRDVFVSELQKGLNTEANIPMIPGWVMEYPTGQETGDFLAIDLGGTNLRVVLVQLLGNHKFDTTQSKYKIPEHLRTCSNGEELWEFIASSMKAFLDDQFPEGVKQTLPLGFTFSFPASQSRINEGILQRWTKGYDIPNVEGHDVVVMLQKAIEKLHIPIEVVALINDTTGTLVASLYTDAETKMGVIFGTGVNGAYYDVCSGIKKLDGKLPAGLEADTPMAINCEYGSFDNEHVVLPRNKYDIIIDEESPRPGQQSFEKMTSGYYLGELLRLVLMDLYEQGLIFQNTDVSKLKKPFIMDTSYPARIEDDPFENLSETDILLKNDLNLDTTLQERKLIRKLSEFIGTRSARLSVCGIAAVCQKRGYESAHIAADGSVYKKYPNFKERATAALRDLYDWKMEPSEYPIVIVPAEDGSGAGAAIIAALTKKRLAAGKPVGLA